A window of Diabrotica virgifera virgifera chromosome 9, PGI_DIABVI_V3a contains these coding sequences:
- the LOC114325051 gene encoding gastrula zinc finger protein xLCGF3.1-like, protein MTDESVCHQPWFAPGAVHKFIFLITLFFRIKNFKCKICNKGFYHAREALEHENLHTGAKTFSCKLCDRSYSLSKRLKDHIKEKHSQTMTEVKIHNCVICFKVYKNRSGLLGHYSSNHKELGYDYSAACDICKKTFPTKHKLMLHERTHTGVKPYECKICNKSFTQKDSLKAHNVVHTGEKPYVCDYCDKRFAHARSHRYHLQTHTGEMSYFCPNCGRGLKSLRGLTIHIKTCRALTCEDDSVVNVNSEPLELAGI, encoded by the coding sequence ATGACCGACGAGAGCGTCTGTCACCAGCCATGGTTCGCTCCGGGAGCTGTacacaaattcatatttttaataacacttttttttagaATAAAGAACTTTAAGTGCAAGATATGTAACAAAGGGTTCTACCATGCAAGAGAAGCTTTAGAACACGAAAATTTGCACACGGGTGCCAAGACTTTCAGTTGCAAACTGTGTGATCGTAGTTATTCTTTGTCCAAAAGACTCAAGGACCACATAAAGGAAAAACACAGCCAAACTATGACAGAAGTAAAAATACACAACTGTGTGATTTGTTTTAAGGTCTACAAAAATCGCTCCGGACTGCTTGGACACTACTCCTCCAACCACAAAGAACTTGGTTATGATTATTCGGCAGCTTGTGACATTTGCAAGAAAACTTTCCCCACAAAACACAAACTGATGTTGCATGAACGGACTCATACAGGCGTCAAACCATACGAATGTAAGATTTGTAACAAAAGCTTTACCCAAAAAGATTCATTGAAGGCTCATAACGTAGTTCATACGGGGGAGAAACCATATGTTTGCGATTATTGTGACAAAAGGTTTGCTCATGCTCGTTCTCATCGATACCACCTGCAGACGCATACTGGTGAGATGTCTTACTTTTGTCCTAACTGTGGAAGAGGGTTGAAATCATTGAGAGGTCTGACAATTCATATAAAAACATGTCGTGCCCTAACATGTGAAGATGACAGTGTAGTAAACGTTAACAGTGAACCCTTAGAGTTAGCCGGAATATAG